The Triticum aestivum cultivar Chinese Spring chromosome 3A, IWGSC CS RefSeq v2.1, whole genome shotgun sequence genome includes a region encoding these proteins:
- the LOC123062558 gene encoding uncharacterized protein, with product MYILYLYQSIRAVGLSSAAGGNPGGGGRQEHHEGSELNEAVATGRGVLRINTGFAFPGITIREVGEGSGVGANCGDVGHEMNTLSRDAGHEGLEQVPVGIGVLRRSTGYAFPRITGETMQTPKDE from the exons ATGTACATATTGTATTTGTACCAATCAATCAGGGCAGTCGGGCTAAGTTCGGCAGCAGGGGGTAATCCTGGAGGTGGTGGTAGGCAAGAGCACCATGAAG GATCCGAACTAAATGAAGCAGTTGCAACTGGAAGAGGTGTTCTCCGTATCAACACGGGATTTGCCTTCCCAGGGATAACAA TCAGGGAAGTCGGTGAAGGTTCAGGAGTAGGTGCTAATTGTGGAGATGTTGGGCATGAGATGAACACACTGTCTCGAGACGCTGGTCATGAAG GACTAGAGCAAGTGCCCGTAGGCATAGGTGTTCTTCGTAGAAGCACGGGATATGCATTCCCAAGGATTACTGGTGAGACGATGCAAACTCCTAAGGATGAGTAA
- the LOC123062554 gene encoding uncharacterized protein isoform X1 codes for MSDAGSCDGAAASGDAVDDNIHGQPQQANEEQASPAPTSRISVRKAVEVIQTFDEYKRWLITEIGFGGMLKLPLLQKLNLKFSAWTMSKVCVEPRAIVLSETKILKFFAEDIHKVFGIPCGHWSVKGRDGFIKPEAVTFIKRTLGMDRTGVHSLRAAEEFLLRDISEASSKMEKDCFQIAFVIFVMGHVLVPRTKHDYGTIDYWGALANTENISQFNWCEFVLEFLLEAVRRLKNDMMDNNMNTNLVGCHLFFQIFFLDNVDLGIFNKNHNVLPRISDFDQTNIKNMITMATDIGKGPTSYSKCMIRQGTDLCYARCNIADCTERTSNQPVEGGNMEEDVCKFTNDRNDSAHVSSSAAGNLMDVHTPLPMLGPMDFIEHMWSRYPSLLGMS; via the exons ATGTCTGACGCCGGAAGTTGTGATGGGGCCGCAGCCTCTGGGGATGCAGTTGATGACAACAttcatggacagccacaacaagcTAATGAAGAACAGGCATCTCCTGCTCCAACTTCTCGAATTTCAGTCAGAAAGGCAGTAGAAGTAATCCAGACATTTGACGAATACAAGCGGTGGCTCATTACTGAAATTGGGTTTGGAGGAATGCTAAAGCTACCCTTGCTCCAGAAGCTTAATCTTAAGTTTAGCGCCTGGACTATGAGCAAGGTCTGCGTTGAGCCTCGAGCGATTGTTCTGTCAGAAACGAAGATACTAAAGTTTTTTGCGGAAGACATCCACAAGGTTTTTGGCATCCCGTGTGGACACTGGAGTGTTAAAGGGCGCGATGGTTTCATCAAGCCAGAAGCGGTAACATTCATAAAGAGGACGCTAGGGATGGACAGGACGGGAGTGCATAGCCTGCGTGCGGCCGAGGAATTCCTTCTCCGTGACATATCCGAGGCTTCCAGCAAGATGGAGAAGGATTGCTTTCAGattgcatttgtcatttttgttatGGGCCATGTGCTGGTACCTAGAACAAAACATGATTATGGCACCATAGACTACTGGGGTGCGTTGGCAAATACGGAGAACATATCACAATTCAATTGGTGTGAGTTTGTACTTGAGTTCTTGCTTGAGGCAGTCCGGCGGCTtaagaatgatatgatggacaacaATATGAACACCAATCTGGTTGGTTGCCACTTGTTTTTCCAG ATTTTCTTCCTTGACAATGTCGACCTTGGAATTTTCAACAAGAACCACAATGTTCTTCCTCGCATTAGTGACTTTGATCAGACCAACATCAAGAACATGATAACAATGGCGACTGACATTGGGAAGGGCCCTACGTCCTACTCGAAATGCATG ATTCGTCAGGGTACTGATCTATGCTATGCTCGTTGCAACATTGCTGATTGCACTGAGAGAACTTCCAACCAGCCAGTTGAAGGCGGCAATATGGAGGAAGATGTTTGCAAGTTCACGAACGACAGGAATGATTCAGCTCATGTATCTTCTTCAGCAGCCGGCAACCTAATGGATGTACATACACCACTACCTATGCTTGGACCAATGGACTTTATAGAGCACATGTGGAGCCGATACCCCAGTCTG TTAGGGATGAGTTGA
- the LOC123062553 gene encoding protein FAR1-RELATED SEQUENCE 1, translated as MTSTQRSESANHMLKNYVLPGCPMHIFVRKYMSLIFDRESKGNYEEKRTTIGRPLMRANLATERHAGKIYTRAMFEQFGHILYECGAYQVEEIEKGKAYVAIHTDAARREKWCRTSYKVTVVEAGEEFDCECRQFAHMGLLCSHILKVLDFIRVTEIPKKHVVKRWTRDARDILPAHLVQYQKDNAQGNPFSFRHFNMYMQAMELVRMGDSSVAAYERLTTLFNQCAAEMKPLTEVRDGLGLEDRLAANNTVPSRVEANTIPSRFEADPDAFEAVEGTQMIIGNDDSISANVSVTRLDNLLAPAKRKQVGRPTSSKEKAPYEGLSKRTRFCGICRQQGHKRTT; from the exons ATGACTAGCACACAACGGAGTGAAAGCGCAAACCACATGTTGAAGAACTATGTGCTGCCTGGGTGTCCAATGCATATCTTTGTGAGGAAATACATGAGTTTGATTTTTGACAGGGAATCTAAAGGGAATTATGAGGAGAAGCGGACAACAATT GGAAGGCCCCTTATGCGAGCAAATCTGGCAACTGAGAGACATGCTGGGAAGATTTACACGAGGGCGATGTTTGAGCAATTTGGCCACATATTATATGAGTGTGGTGCCTATCAGGTGGAAGAGATTGAGAAAGGCAAAGCGTACGTGGCAATACATACAGATGCTGCAAGGAGGGAGAAATGGTGCCGAACCTCATACAAGGTCACGGTGGTTGAAGCAGGGGAGGAGTTTGATTGTGAGTGCAGGCAATTTGCACACATGGGCCTGCTGTGCAGCCATATCCTGAAG GTTCTCGACTTCATTCGTGTGACAGAAATCCCAAAGAAGCACGTTGTGAAAAGATGGACAAGGGACGCGAGAGATATACTTCCAGCCCACCTGGTGCAGTACCAGAAAGACAATGCCCAGGGAAACCCATTTAGTTTTCGGCATTTCAACATGTATATGCAAGCCATGGAACTTGTTAGGATGGGTGACTCAAGTGTGGCAGCATACGAGCGATTGACTACACTATTCAACCAATGTGCAGCTGAAATGAAGCCACTCACAGAGGTCAGAGATGGCCTAGGATTGGAAGACAGGTTGGCAGCTAATAATACGGTTCCTAGTAGGGTTGAAGCAAACACCATTCCGAGTAGGTTTGAGGCAGATCCCGACGCATTCGAGGCAGTAGAAGGTACACAAATGATCATCGGAAATGATGACAGCATATCAGCTAATGTGTCAGTGACTAGGCTGGATAACCTGCTAGCACCAGCAAAGCGGAAGCAAGTTGGAAGGCCGACGAGCAGTAAGGAGAAGGCCCCATATGAGGGTTTAAGTAAGAGAACTAGATTTTGCGGCATATGCAGGCAGCAAGGACATAAGAGAACAACCTGA
- the LOC123062557 gene encoding uncharacterized protein, with translation MRMGVRDMMDSVMEESTHAVIATATVVAGPSSPAKESSEAYDEMLERHHDSLIDDDAAQNEEMTADGLFASSVQILYDVNEMKVPFIDLVTSVAVNDNEVIDIASVVAVPLIDLTISSPNTSANTGPEQTDRAPRVGYMKTEDMADNPDSEEAEREGQKEEMPANRTTCELHARLS, from the exons ATGAGAATGGGTGTCCGCGATATGATGGATTCTGTGATGGAGGAAAGTACACATGCCGTCATAGCAACAGCAACGGTAGTTGCAGGGCCATCGTCTCCAGCAAAAGAAAGCAGTGAGGCTTATGATGAGATGCTGGAAAGACACCATGACAGCCTCATAGATGATGATGCTGCACAAAATGAGGAAATGACAGCAGATGGACTGTTTGCATCATCCGTTCAAATTTTGTATGATGTGAATG AAATGAAGGTTCCATTCATTGACTTGGTGACAAGCGTTGCTGTAAATGACAATGAAGTCATTGATATAGCATCAG TTGTTGCAGTGCCATTGATTGACCTAACCATAAGCAGTCCAAACACCTCGGCCAACACAGGGCCAGAGCAAACGG ATCGGGCTCCAAGGGTGGGTTACATGAAGACGGAAGATATGGCAGATAACCCGGATAGTGAAGAAGCAGAACGGGAAGGACAAAAAGAGGAAATGCCAGCAAATAGGACAACATGTGAGTTACATGCCAGGCTATCTTAG
- the LOC123062554 gene encoding uncharacterized protein isoform X2, with protein sequence MSDAGSCDGAAASGDAVDDNIHGQPQQANEEQASPAPTSRISVRKAVEVIQTFDEYKRWLITEIGFGGMLKLPLLQKLNLKFSAWTMSKVCVEPRAIVLSETKILKFFAEDIHKVFGIPCGHWSVKGRDGFIKPEAVTFIKRTLGMDRTGVHSLRAAEEFLLRDISEASSKMEKDCFQIAFVIFVMGHVLVPRTKHDYGTIDYWGALANTENISQFNWCEFVLEFLLEAVRRLKNDMMDNNMNTNLVGCHLFFQIFFLDNVDLGIFNKNHNVLPRISDFDQTNIKNMITMATDIGKGPTSYSKCMIRQGTDLCYARCNIADCTERTSNQPVEGGNMEEDVCKFTNDRNDSAHVSSSAAGNLMDVHTPLPMLGPMDFIEHMWSRYPSLG encoded by the exons ATGTCTGACGCCGGAAGTTGTGATGGGGCCGCAGCCTCTGGGGATGCAGTTGATGACAACAttcatggacagccacaacaagcTAATGAAGAACAGGCATCTCCTGCTCCAACTTCTCGAATTTCAGTCAGAAAGGCAGTAGAAGTAATCCAGACATTTGACGAATACAAGCGGTGGCTCATTACTGAAATTGGGTTTGGAGGAATGCTAAAGCTACCCTTGCTCCAGAAGCTTAATCTTAAGTTTAGCGCCTGGACTATGAGCAAGGTCTGCGTTGAGCCTCGAGCGATTGTTCTGTCAGAAACGAAGATACTAAAGTTTTTTGCGGAAGACATCCACAAGGTTTTTGGCATCCCGTGTGGACACTGGAGTGTTAAAGGGCGCGATGGTTTCATCAAGCCAGAAGCGGTAACATTCATAAAGAGGACGCTAGGGATGGACAGGACGGGAGTGCATAGCCTGCGTGCGGCCGAGGAATTCCTTCTCCGTGACATATCCGAGGCTTCCAGCAAGATGGAGAAGGATTGCTTTCAGattgcatttgtcatttttgttatGGGCCATGTGCTGGTACCTAGAACAAAACATGATTATGGCACCATAGACTACTGGGGTGCGTTGGCAAATACGGAGAACATATCACAATTCAATTGGTGTGAGTTTGTACTTGAGTTCTTGCTTGAGGCAGTCCGGCGGCTtaagaatgatatgatggacaacaATATGAACACCAATCTGGTTGGTTGCCACTTGTTTTTCCAG ATTTTCTTCCTTGACAATGTCGACCTTGGAATTTTCAACAAGAACCACAATGTTCTTCCTCGCATTAGTGACTTTGATCAGACCAACATCAAGAACATGATAACAATGGCGACTGACATTGGGAAGGGCCCTACGTCCTACTCGAAATGCATG ATTCGTCAGGGTACTGATCTATGCTATGCTCGTTGCAACATTGCTGATTGCACTGAGAGAACTTCCAACCAGCCAGTTGAAGGCGGCAATATGGAGGAAGATGTTTGCAAGTTCACGAACGACAGGAATGATTCAGCTCATGTATCTTCTTCAGCAGCCGGCAACCTAATGGATGTACATACACCACTACCTATGCTTGGACCAATGGACTTTATAGAGCACATGTGGAGCCGATACCCCAGTCTG GGATGA